In Candidatus Vicinibacter proximus, the following are encoded in one genomic region:
- a CDS encoding thioredoxin family protein translates to MLAIVISANLISCAQTPAKDANNGYKAEQEGWLVNLDEAYALSKKTNKPIMANFTGSDWCGWCKRLSAAVFVKDDFKAWAKKNVILLELDFPRGKAIPDAIRTQNANLQQAFQVSGYPTIWVFDLEKDKKTNQYQINALGKTGYTATVQEFTSGVDQMIAKRAAK, encoded by the coding sequence ATGCTGGCAATTGTAATTTCTGCCAATCTTATTTCATGTGCCCAGACTCCGGCCAAAGATGCCAACAATGGCTATAAAGCAGAGCAAGAAGGGTGGTTAGTCAATCTCGATGAAGCCTATGCACTATCCAAGAAAACCAATAAGCCCATCATGGCAAATTTTACCGGTTCAGACTGGTGCGGATGGTGCAAGCGTTTGTCCGCAGCAGTCTTTGTTAAAGATGATTTTAAAGCATGGGCAAAGAAAAATGTGATTCTGTTGGAATTAGATTTCCCAAGGGGAAAAGCCATCCCGGATGCCATCAGGACCCAAAATGCTAATCTTCAGCAGGCGTTCCAAGTTTCAGGATACCCTACGATTTGGGTATTTGACCTGGAGAAAGATAAGAAAACCAATCAATACCAGATCAACGCGCTTGGCAAAACAGGATATACCGCCACTGTTCAGGAATTTACTTCCGGCGTAGACCAAATGATAGCCAAGAGAGCTGCAAAGTAG
- a CDS encoding DUF1501 domain-containing protein: MKRRKFLQSVPITLGGITMSAYASNPLLSDITLSLLESDKVLVIIQLNGGNDGLNTVIPLDQYAVLSKSNIRQSILIPESKVLKLPGTNDMVGLHPSLGALHNLYLDNKLAIIQSVGYPQFSYSHFRAADIWISGANANELLNSGWAARYLSYEYPNYPIGFPNATMPDPLAIRLGGTITLGLQNLGVSMGISIYNTKDPLNLTGNLFSDPVTQDYMGKELAYAREVLRQTDKFGDAVQAAGDKGRNLSTKYPKSSELGYTLGTQLSMVAKLIDGGSKTRIFWLSTGGFDTHAAQVDATDHTIGVHANLLKGVSDAVGGFMDDLKLMGHEDRVLGMTFSEFGRRIIATSSAGTDHGAAQPLFVFGGIVNGGVLGNNPIIDPASNVNSNLPMQYDFRSVYASILEDWFCVPTSDIDKILFKNYQKLSFINPNNCLNTATHDKNNSLGKNMIYAYPNPFVESTKIKFETFGGFVMIEILNNQGTQIKTVLNTILSPGKYDVDCNLEDAPEGIYYIRIQNEQLQQVKPVMKIR, translated from the coding sequence ATGAAAAGGAGAAAATTTTTACAATCTGTACCGATTACTTTAGGTGGTATCACCATGTCTGCATATGCCTCTAATCCATTGCTGTCAGATATCACATTATCGCTATTGGAATCGGATAAGGTATTGGTCATCATACAACTAAATGGTGGAAATGATGGATTGAATACCGTAATTCCTTTAGATCAATATGCTGTCTTATCTAAATCAAATATTAGACAAAGTATTTTAATTCCAGAATCTAAGGTTTTAAAACTTCCTGGAACCAATGACATGGTAGGTTTACACCCATCGCTTGGGGCTCTCCATAATTTATACCTAGATAATAAATTGGCCATTATTCAAAGTGTTGGCTATCCTCAATTTAGCTATTCGCATTTTCGTGCAGCAGACATTTGGATATCCGGAGCTAACGCCAATGAACTATTAAACTCAGGTTGGGCGGCTCGTTATTTATCCTATGAATACCCTAATTACCCTATTGGATTTCCAAATGCAACAATGCCGGATCCATTGGCAATAAGACTAGGTGGAACCATTACTCTTGGATTACAAAACCTAGGCGTCTCAATGGGAATATCGATTTATAATACTAAAGATCCACTGAATCTCACGGGTAATTTATTTTCTGATCCTGTAACACAAGACTATATGGGAAAGGAATTGGCTTATGCGAGGGAGGTGCTTAGGCAAACAGACAAATTTGGAGATGCAGTACAGGCTGCGGGAGATAAAGGACGCAACCTTTCAACAAAATACCCAAAGTCTTCAGAATTGGGTTATACATTGGGCACACAATTGTCGATGGTAGCCAAATTGATCGATGGTGGAAGTAAGACAAGAATATTTTGGTTGAGTACAGGAGGATTTGATACTCATGCAGCGCAAGTAGATGCAACAGATCATACCATCGGAGTACATGCCAATTTACTGAAAGGAGTCTCAGATGCGGTGGGCGGATTTATGGATGATCTTAAGTTGATGGGACATGAGGATAGAGTTTTAGGTATGACTTTTTCCGAATTTGGAAGACGTATTATTGCGACATCCTCTGCAGGAACAGATCATGGTGCCGCACAACCATTATTTGTATTTGGAGGAATAGTAAATGGGGGCGTTTTAGGTAATAATCCGATTATTGATCCAGCCTCTAATGTCAATTCAAATCTACCTATGCAGTATGATTTTAGATCTGTGTATGCATCTATTTTGGAAGATTGGTTCTGTGTCCCTACATCTGATATAGATAAAATACTCTTTAAGAATTATCAGAAGTTGTCTTTTATTAATCCTAACAACTGCCTCAACACGGCGACCCATGATAAAAATAATTCGCTGGGAAAAAATATGATATACGCCTATCCAAATCCTTTTGTTGAAAGCACAAAAATCAAATTTGAGACGTTTGGTGGATTCGTTATGATAGAAATTTTAAATAATCAAGGGACACAGATAAAAACAGTTCTTAATACTATATTATCTCCTGGCAAATACGATGTAGACTGCAATCTAGAAGATGCACCTGAAGGAATATATTATATTAGAATACAGAATGAACAACTTCAGCAAGTAAAACCTGTCATGAAGATTCGGTAA
- a CDS encoding DUF1800 family protein translates to MQALFSSDYFFKPIHRACMIKSPNDFSVGMVRQIEFPFPKSNQLEAQYYMWSVIRNGLVNVGFDINNPPDVAGWPAYYQQPVYHEMWFDTTSYPFRRGIYESITRSNFALDKKATYDPANNPSYGFLVKMNFAETVKKFDNPSDPNALIDEAVQIILAPPISDSIKKALKTNFLLLGQSSDAYWTDAWNGYIADPNTSDPESKQVPMMLQNLFNYLMSAAEYHLC, encoded by the coding sequence ATGCAAGCTCTCTTCAGTTCAGATTATTTTTTCAAACCGATACATCGTGCTTGCATGATTAAAAGTCCAAATGATTTTAGTGTGGGCATGGTAAGACAGATTGAATTTCCATTTCCAAAAAGCAATCAGTTGGAAGCACAGTATTACATGTGGTCTGTCATTCGAAATGGATTGGTGAATGTGGGTTTTGATATAAATAATCCTCCCGATGTAGCGGGTTGGCCTGCTTATTATCAACAACCTGTGTATCATGAAATGTGGTTTGATACGACAAGTTATCCATTTAGGCGCGGGATTTATGAATCCATCACCAGGAGTAATTTTGCGTTGGATAAAAAAGCCACTTATGATCCTGCAAATAATCCTTCTTATGGATTTTTAGTAAAAATGAATTTTGCTGAAACGGTTAAAAAATTTGACAATCCATCTGATCCCAATGCATTAATAGATGAAGCAGTGCAAATAATTTTAGCCCCTCCGATATCAGATTCCATTAAAAAAGCATTAAAGACTAACTTTTTATTGTTGGGACAATCCAGTGATGCTTACTGGACAGATGCCTGGAATGGATATATAGCAGACCCCAATACTTCAGATCCAGAGTCAAAACAAGTTCCCATGATGTTGCAAAATTTATTTAATTACTTGATGTCAGCTGCTGAATATCATTTGTGTTAA
- a CDS encoding DUF1800 family protein, which produces MATIKPYTGIFEKAELLHLLRRTLFGVSKPDLDFYKGKSLNEVIDVLIPGTPPLPKPPLRTYYGNTDPSKDLMEKYDDKGTIVTVVPFGETWVDKALQTNFLMGSGNNRRANLKNWWTGLQIHQDRTLSEKMLMFYQTLLVTQDAVLENANSMYLTQNLYRQNVFGNYKQLVKEITLDPGMLKYLNGEKNTKTAPDENYARELQELFTLGKGPASNYTEDDVKAAARVLTGWTVTYSQNVNGVQTNIIPQLNFIQKNHDTGVKSFSSFYNNFQITPDSSILSDKDRSLRELDQLIDMIFNKDEVSKYICRRLWNFFVYYDINAEIEVEVIEPLAEILETI; this is translated from the coding sequence ATGGCTACAATCAAACCGTATACCGGAATTTTTGAGAAAGCTGAGCTGCTGCATTTATTGCGGAGAACTTTATTTGGAGTGAGCAAGCCAGATCTTGATTTTTATAAAGGTAAAAGCCTGAATGAAGTAATAGATGTATTAATTCCTGGTACTCCTCCGCTGCCCAAACCTCCGTTGAGAACCTATTATGGAAATACTGATCCCAGTAAGGATTTGATGGAGAAATACGACGATAAGGGGACAATAGTGACAGTTGTTCCTTTTGGCGAGACGTGGGTCGACAAAGCACTACAAACTAATTTTTTAATGGGTTCCGGCAATAATCGCAGGGCCAATCTTAAAAACTGGTGGACCGGTCTCCAGATTCATCAGGACAGGACACTCAGTGAGAAAATGCTCATGTTTTATCAGACCTTATTGGTAACACAAGATGCAGTATTGGAGAATGCCAACAGCATGTACCTTACACAAAACTTATATAGACAAAATGTTTTTGGTAATTACAAGCAGTTGGTCAAAGAAATTACTCTGGATCCGGGAATGCTGAAATACCTAAACGGAGAAAAGAATACCAAAACTGCGCCCGACGAAAACTACGCCAGAGAATTACAGGAGCTCTTCACCTTAGGAAAAGGTCCGGCATCCAATTACACTGAGGATGATGTGAAAGCCGCTGCCAGGGTGCTTACAGGGTGGACAGTAACATATAGTCAAAATGTCAATGGTGTTCAAACGAATATCATACCTCAATTGAATTTTATTCAAAAAAATCACGATACCGGAGTTAAATCTTTTTCATCTTTTTATAATAATTTTCAAATCACACCGGATAGTTCTATATTATCCGATAAAGACAGATCATTGCGTGAATTGGATCAATTGATCGACATGATCTTTAATAAGGATGAGGTGTCTAAATATATTTGCAGGAGACTTTGGAATTTTTTTGTGTACTATGATATTAATGCAGAGATAGAAGTTGAAGTTATTGAACCACTTGCCGAGATTTTAGAAACAATATAA
- a CDS encoding nuclear transport factor 2 family protein gives MKKTFILFCSLAMPTILLSQDSVSEKEAEVQQTIVKFFEAISNRDSTNLKHYITDDILLLEYGSLWNVDTLIQKAIKSNTSIDFSRKNNFNFFRTNVHGKTAWVNYHLYSDILKDRKQSSVHWLETVVLIKEKQRWKIKLLHSTLISRT, from the coding sequence TTGAAAAAAACTTTTATTCTATTTTGTAGTCTTGCAATGCCAACCATTCTTCTGTCACAAGACTCCGTTTCAGAAAAAGAAGCAGAGGTACAGCAAACGATTGTTAAATTTTTTGAGGCCATTTCAAATAGGGATTCAACGAACCTCAAACATTACATTACGGATGATATCCTATTACTGGAATATGGGAGTTTATGGAATGTTGACACACTGATACAAAAAGCAATAAAATCAAATACATCAATTGACTTTAGCAGGAAAAATAATTTTAACTTTTTCCGAACGAATGTACATGGAAAAACCGCATGGGTAAATTACCATCTCTATTCTGACATTTTAAAAGATCGCAAACAATCTTCCGTGCATTGGTTGGAGACAGTTGTGCTGATAAAAGAAAAGCAGCGTTGGAAAATAAAACTTTTACACTCTACATTGATATCCCGAACATAA
- a CDS encoding MFS transporter, with translation MIVIVAALGYFVDIYDLILFGIVKDPSLRDLGVADGDMFSVGSYLLNMQMIGMLLGGIVWGIMGDKKGRLSTLFLTILMYSLANIANGFVQTVEQYAWVRFIAGLGLAGELGVGITLVSEVMTKERRGMGASIVSGIGIIGAVLGFLVADAFDWRIAYYVGGGLGLALLVLRISVYESGMFHRAKEENVKRGDFLSLFTDSKRFLKYLLCILAGVPVWYAISQLAINASAYAKTGLVNGTIVGAQAVTLHYIGASIGSILFGYISERFRSRKKALLLSVALMAACMLTYFLNTQTSPGIFYSVIGLMGVSMGGLWSIFMVSASEQFGTNLRATVTTTAPNFVRGTTVLISICVSTLVPSIGLLSAGFYVGIVCVVVSLLAILYSTDTYGKDLDYHELS, from the coding sequence ATGATCGTCATCGTAGCTGCGCTGGGCTATTTTGTTGACATCTATGATTTAATCCTATTTGGTATTGTCAAGGATCCTAGTCTAAGAGACCTTGGAGTGGCTGATGGGGACATGTTCTCTGTGGGTTCATACCTCCTGAACATGCAAATGATAGGTATGCTACTTGGCGGGATAGTTTGGGGTATTATGGGGGACAAAAAAGGGAGATTATCCACTTTGTTCCTGACCATTCTGATGTACTCCCTTGCCAACATCGCCAATGGATTCGTTCAGACAGTAGAACAGTATGCCTGGGTGAGGTTTATTGCAGGGTTAGGATTAGCTGGTGAACTTGGCGTTGGCATTACATTGGTTTCTGAGGTAATGACCAAGGAAAGACGCGGCATGGGTGCAAGCATTGTATCCGGCATTGGGATTATAGGAGCTGTTTTGGGATTTTTAGTAGCCGATGCATTTGATTGGCGCATTGCCTATTACGTAGGTGGTGGATTGGGTCTGGCCTTACTGGTACTCCGGATCAGTGTTTATGAATCGGGCATGTTCCATCGGGCCAAAGAAGAGAACGTAAAGCGAGGTGACTTTTTATCCCTTTTTACGGACAGCAAGCGGTTTCTAAAATATTTATTGTGCATTCTTGCTGGAGTGCCGGTATGGTATGCGATAAGCCAATTGGCTATCAATGCCTCAGCCTATGCCAAAACAGGTCTGGTGAATGGTACTATTGTCGGGGCTCAAGCGGTGACATTGCATTATATTGGTGCTTCTATTGGTAGCATATTGTTTGGCTACATCAGTGAGCGTTTTAGATCCCGCAAAAAAGCCCTGTTGCTTTCTGTTGCACTCATGGCTGCATGCATGCTGACTTATTTCTTAAATACCCAGACAAGCCCCGGCATTTTTTATTCAGTCATAGGATTGATGGGAGTATCCATGGGAGGATTGTGGTCGATCTTCATGGTTTCTGCCTCTGAACAATTCGGAACAAATTTAAGGGCGACTGTTACCACCACTGCACCAAATTTTGTGCGCGGCACGACCGTACTCATCAGTATTTGTGTCTCGACTTTGGTGCCGTCTATAGGACTGTTGTCTGCAGGATTTTATGTCGGGATAGTTTGTGTGGTGGTGTCGTTGTTAGCCATCTTATATTCAACAGACACCTATGGTAAGGACCTGGATTATCATGAACTGAGTTAG
- the gap gene encoding type I glyceraldehyde-3-phosphate dehydrogenase, whose protein sequence is MKKRIAINGFGRIGRLTYRALRNRPDVEVVAINDLTDNPTLAHLLKYDTAHRKMNAIISAGENYIEVDGYKILAFAIKDPLALPWKDLDIDIVLECTGIYLTSEAAGAHLKAGAKKVILSAPPKDDSIPTFVFGVNDHELTAEHNILSNASCTTNCFAPIVKILNETWGLQFANMNTIHAYTQDQRLQDAPHKDLRRARAAALNVIPTSTGANKAVSEVYPPIKGKLFGSSYRVPVITGSMIEVFCSFEKNTTADEINQKFKELAEGPLKGILEYTTDPLVSSDIIGNNHSAIFDSELTECKGNLAKIVAWYDNENGYSNRLADMCVKLASLI, encoded by the coding sequence ATGAAAAAAAGAATAGCCATTAATGGTTTTGGACGAATAGGACGACTGACATACAGGGCTTTAAGAAACCGACCCGATGTAGAAGTGGTCGCCATTAACGACTTAACCGATAACCCTACCCTCGCTCATTTACTTAAATATGATACCGCCCATAGAAAGATGAATGCCATTATCTCTGCGGGGGAAAATTACATAGAAGTAGACGGCTATAAAATTCTGGCATTTGCAATTAAAGATCCTCTGGCTCTACCCTGGAAAGATCTGGATATTGATATTGTGCTCGAATGCACTGGGATATATCTTACTTCTGAAGCAGCAGGGGCTCATCTAAAAGCCGGCGCGAAAAAGGTTATCCTTTCCGCTCCTCCTAAGGATGATTCCATTCCAACTTTTGTTTTTGGGGTAAATGATCATGAGCTTACCGCAGAGCATAACATTCTATCCAATGCCTCATGTACCACCAATTGTTTTGCCCCTATTGTTAAAATACTTAACGAAACCTGGGGATTGCAGTTTGCCAACATGAACACCATACACGCTTATACCCAGGATCAAAGATTGCAGGATGCGCCCCACAAAGACCTTAGAAGAGCACGAGCTGCTGCTTTGAATGTGATACCAACGAGCACTGGTGCAAACAAGGCAGTATCTGAAGTATATCCACCCATTAAAGGGAAATTATTTGGCTCGTCCTATCGGGTTCCTGTGATTACGGGTTCTATGATCGAGGTATTTTGCTCTTTTGAAAAAAATACGACCGCTGATGAAATTAATCAGAAATTTAAAGAACTGGCTGAAGGTCCACTAAAAGGAATATTGGAATACACGACTGACCCATTGGTATCCAGCGACATTATCGGGAACAACCATTCGGCCATTTTTGATTCAGAGCTCACCGAATGCAAGGGCAATTTGGCTAAAATTGTAGCCTGGTACGACAATGAAAATGGTTATTCAAACCGACTGGCAGACATGTGTGTTAAACTTGCTTCATTAATTTGA
- a CDS encoding phosphoglycerate kinase: MKNWKLEGKIVLLRVDFNVPIDKGIITDDTRIVKSLITIKQLLEGNAKLVIMSHLGRPLKSLLPDGQLDKTKFSLAPVAKRLSELLGRDVLFSSDCGGADTKEKLSLLQAGQILLLENTRFYKLEEKGDPAWAEELAHMGDYYINDAFGAAHREHATTATIARFFDKNHKGFGLLMDAELQNAAKVIQHPEKPLTAIVGGAKVSDKIELISNLIDKCDNILIGGGMAYTFFAAQGHFVGNSICETDKLELAKELLEKARLKGVKLLLPLDSIAADSFNNEAKTITTTDANVPDGYMGLDIGPETIKLFNKTILESKTIVWNGPMGVFEMSSFETGTRNIAITVAEATKKGAFSLIGGGDSVAAINKYGLDDEVSFVSTGGGAMLELLEGKVLPGVAAILQE, translated from the coding sequence ATGAAAAACTGGAAACTGGAAGGTAAAATAGTTTTGCTTCGCGTTGATTTCAACGTGCCCATTGATAAGGGAATCATCACCGATGATACAAGGATCGTAAAATCATTGATCACGATCAAACAGCTTTTGGAAGGCAATGCAAAATTGGTGATCATGTCACATTTGGGACGGCCGCTAAAATCCTTACTTCCGGATGGCCAATTGGACAAAACCAAATTTTCATTAGCCCCGGTTGCTAAAAGATTGAGTGAACTTTTAGGCCGGGATGTATTATTTTCTTCAGATTGTGGCGGGGCAGATACAAAAGAAAAATTAAGTTTATTACAAGCGGGCCAGATTCTGTTGCTAGAGAATACCAGATTTTATAAACTGGAAGAAAAAGGTGATCCCGCATGGGCAGAAGAATTGGCACACATGGGTGATTATTATATTAATGATGCATTTGGTGCTGCGCACCGAGAACACGCCACTACAGCCACCATAGCCCGTTTCTTTGATAAAAATCACAAAGGCTTTGGATTATTGATGGATGCAGAACTTCAAAATGCAGCCAAAGTCATACAGCATCCTGAAAAACCACTTACAGCTATTGTCGGCGGAGCTAAGGTTTCTGATAAAATCGAACTCATTTCTAATCTAATTGACAAATGCGACAACATTTTAATTGGTGGTGGAATGGCGTATACTTTTTTTGCAGCTCAGGGACATTTCGTGGGAAATTCCATATGCGAAACAGACAAATTGGAATTGGCTAAAGAGCTTTTGGAAAAAGCAAGGTTAAAAGGGGTTAAACTATTGTTACCTCTGGATTCCATAGCGGCTGATTCATTCAACAATGAAGCAAAAACCATAACCACCACCGATGCCAATGTACCGGATGGATACATGGGTCTTGATATTGGGCCGGAAACCATTAAATTATTTAATAAAACCATCCTGGAATCCAAAACCATTGTTTGGAATGGTCCTATGGGTGTTTTTGAAATGTCCAGTTTTGAAACCGGGACTCGTAACATTGCAATAACTGTTGCGGAGGCAACCAAAAAAGGAGCATTTTCACTTATTGGAGGTGGCGATTCCGTTGCTGCCATCAATAAATATGGACTTGATGACGAGGTCAGTTTTGTCTCCACAGGAGGCGGAGCGATGTTGGAATTATTGGAAGGCAAAGTATTGCCCGGGGTTGCTGCGATCCTGCAGGAATAA
- a CDS encoding GNAT family N-acetyltransferase, which translates to MEFEKIFTDRLILRKLTPEDYQFIFENFPKQKIQEELGLHSDEEFLKEKQKFEQGYSMYNRSLVHFQLIEKNSNIILGGAGFHNWNPVHFRAELGYHLHEEDSKRKGFMTEAVKPILEYGFQKMNLNRIEACTGPENVASLKILQKFGFKQEGYLRQHYHWKDQIFDSLIFSLLKTEFETKNSTGKGMM; encoded by the coding sequence ATGGAGTTTGAAAAAATTTTTACCGATCGGTTAATTCTTAGAAAACTGACTCCGGAAGATTACCAATTTATTTTTGAAAATTTCCCAAAGCAAAAAATACAAGAAGAACTGGGTCTACATTCTGATGAGGAATTTTTGAAGGAAAAGCAAAAATTTGAGCAAGGATATTCCATGTACAACCGTAGTTTGGTACACTTTCAATTGATTGAAAAAAATTCAAATATAATTCTTGGTGGTGCCGGATTTCACAATTGGAATCCTGTTCATTTCAGAGCTGAACTGGGATACCATTTGCATGAGGAAGATTCAAAGAGAAAAGGATTCATGACAGAAGCCGTCAAACCAATTTTGGAATATGGATTTCAAAAAATGAATTTAAACAGAATAGAAGCTTGTACCGGTCCTGAAAATGTGGCTTCATTAAAGATTTTACAGAAATTCGGATTTAAGCAGGAGGGCTATCTGAGACAACATTATCACTGGAAGGATCAGATATTTGATTCTTTAATATTTTCATTACTCAAAACCGAATTCGAGACCAAAAATTCAACTGGTAAAGGAATGATGTAA
- a CDS encoding gliding motility-associated C-terminal domain-containing protein, protein MRIIFTLFFLVFFMAFACAQNLISNPGFEKCDKCGQFGNSGVEFNFTGNSNKPVDWFGVTFGTSDIRQETPHSGRRHGGFYNFGKFEYLGNVLDAPLQAGAEYELSCYLGVSGDSEFSTDEIGFYFQQGIPLYQQSEPLKQLTPQLVTADQDFLPLGKYKQYKFRYIACGGEDHLVIGRFKDLSKGDTLFVGKKRSGSAIYCYAIVDDVVISLINPIANLLPDKVEICSGGKQKIGIAAGAVGRQVLWSNGSTADSIEIASTDSLVWVETKVRKDCPPIRDSMQVVQKEKLSNLLEDEISICKGRSQSIAVNPSGLNNPKWNNGNNTFSIEVSVPGWYVINAESECGPVTDSILVREIAPLNQNQVDTKDTCFIAGLKLEAIENIENNYFWNNGARTNVIKVDSPGVYIVTVSNVCESVVDTVLVLDKLTANEIFQMPNTFTPNGDQLNDHLKPVIDPKFESKINSFKFLVYNRWGHKMYESNNYREAWIPKNDDLMESYIYLIQASIRSCPGVINDKKVGTVSLIR, encoded by the coding sequence ATGAGGATAATTTTCACTTTGTTTTTCCTCGTTTTCTTTATGGCATTTGCTTGCGCACAAAATCTGATAAGTAATCCCGGATTTGAGAAATGCGATAAGTGCGGTCAATTTGGAAATTCCGGAGTGGAATTTAATTTTACCGGCAATTCAAACAAACCTGTGGATTGGTTTGGGGTAACGTTTGGCACTTCGGACATCCGGCAGGAGACTCCTCATTCCGGCAGAAGGCATGGGGGTTTTTATAATTTTGGCAAATTTGAATATCTGGGAAATGTATTGGATGCACCACTTCAGGCGGGAGCGGAATATGAACTGAGCTGTTACCTCGGAGTTTCCGGAGATTCAGAATTTTCTACAGATGAAATAGGTTTTTACTTTCAGCAAGGAATCCCTCTGTATCAACAATCAGAACCTTTGAAACAACTCACCCCTCAATTGGTCACTGCAGATCAAGATTTTCTCCCATTAGGTAAATACAAGCAATATAAATTTCGCTACATAGCCTGTGGTGGAGAGGATCATTTAGTGATCGGAAGATTTAAAGATTTATCAAAAGGTGACACGCTCTTTGTGGGCAAGAAAAGATCCGGGAGCGCCATTTATTGTTACGCCATTGTAGATGATGTGGTGATCAGTTTAATCAATCCAATTGCCAACCTGTTGCCTGATAAAGTGGAAATTTGTTCAGGTGGAAAACAAAAGATCGGAATTGCTGCCGGCGCCGTTGGCCGACAAGTATTATGGAGCAACGGGAGCACTGCTGACAGTATTGAGATTGCAAGTACAGATTCATTAGTTTGGGTAGAGACTAAAGTCAGAAAAGATTGCCCTCCCATAAGAGACAGTATGCAAGTAGTTCAAAAAGAAAAGCTGAGTAACCTGCTTGAAGATGAAATATCCATTTGCAAGGGTAGATCTCAGAGCATTGCTGTAAATCCTTCCGGCCTTAACAATCCTAAATGGAACAATGGAAACAATACATTCAGTATAGAGGTAAGTGTACCCGGATGGTATGTAATCAATGCAGAAAGTGAATGCGGCCCAGTCACAGATTCCATACTAGTAAGGGAAATTGCACCATTGAATCAAAATCAGGTTGATACCAAAGATACCTGTTTTATTGCCGGACTTAAACTTGAGGCAATTGAGAACATTGAAAATAATTATTTCTGGAACAATGGAGCAAGAACCAATGTAATTAAAGTTGACAGTCCCGGAGTGTACATCGTTACTGTGAGCAATGTGTGTGAATCAGTAGTCGATACTGTTTTAGTGTTGGACAAGCTTACCGCAAATGAAATCTTTCAGATGCCCAATACCTTTACTCCTAATGGAGATCAGTTGAACGATCATCTCAAGCCAGTTATAGATCCTAAATTTGAAAGTAAAATAAATTCTTTTAAATTTTTAGTGTACAATCGTTGGGGGCATAAAATGTATGAATCCAATAATTACCGCGAGGCATGGATTCCTAAAAATGACGATCTGATGGAAAGTTACATCTATCTTATTCAGGCCAGTATCAGAAGTTGTCCGGGTGTTATTAATGATAAAAAAGTTGGAACGGTAAGCTTGATTCGTTGA
- a CDS encoding RidA family protein has protein sequence MKNPNRGHLVEGKATPRGKFPHIRRAGDFLFVSGTSSRRPDNSFAGAEADEFGTTNLDIRIQTQAVIENIRDILKSENAELSDIVEITTFLVSMNDFKGYNEVYNSFFSYDGPTRTTVAVHQLPHPHLLIEIKAIAYKPL, from the coding sequence ATGAAAAATCCAAATCGTGGACATCTTGTTGAAGGTAAGGCTACTCCAAGGGGTAAATTTCCGCACATCAGAAGAGCCGGAGATTTTCTATTTGTGTCCGGGACCAGCAGCAGGAGACCTGACAATAGTTTTGCAGGTGCAGAAGCGGATGAATTTGGGACAACCAATCTCGACATTCGGATTCAGACCCAGGCGGTTATTGAAAACATCAGAGACATTCTGAAAAGCGAAAATGCTGAATTAAGCGATATCGTTGAGATTACCACGTTTCTGGTTTCTATGAACGACTTCAAGGGATACAATGAAGTGTATAACTCTTTTTTTTCCTATGATGGCCCAACCAGGACCACTGTTGCGGTACACCAACTTCCACATCCTCATTTACTCATCGAAATTAAGGCGATTGCCTACAAACCTTTATGA